DNA from Candidatus Methylomirabilota bacterium:
GGGGCTGCTCGAGCCCTACGCGCCCAAGGGTCTCGACAAGATCCAGCCGCTCTTCCGCGACAAGGCGAACCCGCCGTCCTGGGTCGGGATCGACATTTACATGTCCGCCTTCTGCGTCAACACCGAGGTGACGAAGAAGAACAACCTGCCCATGCCGGCGTCCTGGGCGGACCTGACGAAGCCCGTCTACAAGGGGCAGGTCGTGATGCCCAACCCGGCTTCCTCCGGCACGGGCTATCTCTCCGTCGCGTCCGTCCTCCAGCGGATGGGCGAGGCCGAGGGGTGGAAGTACCTCGACGCGCTGGACAAGAACATCGCCGAGTACACGAAGTCGGGCTCCAAGCCGTGCAAGGACGCGGCGGCGGGCGAGCGCGCCATCGGCGTCTCGTTCGAATACGTCGCGCTCGAGATGAAGAAGAAGGGCAGCCCGGTGGAAATGGTCCTGCCGAAGGAGGGCTCGGGCTACGAGATGGAGGCCAACGCGCTCACGAAGAAGGGCGCGAAGAACCCCGCCGCAAAGCAGTTCCTCGACTGGGCCGCGAGCGACGAGGCCATGGCGCTGTACGCTAAATACTTCGCCGCGGTCGCCGTGGCGGGCATGCCCGTGCCCGAGGGTCTGCCGAAGGACATCAGCAAGGTCGTGTACCCCAACGACTTCGACTGGTCGGCCAAGAACCGGGACCGGATCCTGGCCGAATGGCAGAAGCGCTACGCCAAGTAAGGTGATCGCGAGCGGCGCGGCCCAGCCGGCGCTCCCTTCGGGGCTCGACCTCGATGCGGGGCTCCACCGGCTGGGCTACGCCGCCTTTCGCGTGGGCCAGCGCGAGGCGATCGAGACCTTGCTGGCATCGGGCCGCCTGCTCCTCGTCGCGCCGACCGGCGGCGGCAAGAGCCTCATCTACCAGCTTCCCGCCGTGCTCCTCGACGGCACCACGCTCGTCATCTCGCCCCTGATCTCGCTCATGCAGGACCAGGTCGAGGCGCTCGACGCCCGCGGCGTCCCGGCGACCTACCTCGCCTCTACCGTCGACGTCGGCGAGATGCGGCGGCGCATGGGCATGATCGCCCGCGGCGCCTGCAGGCTCGTCTACGTCGCCCCCGAGCGGCTGACCTTCCCCGGCTTTCGCGCCCTCGTGAAAGACCTCCGCTGCCCCCTCGTGGCGGTGGATGAAGCCCACTGCATCAGCGAGTGGGGGCACGACTTCCGGCCGGAGTATCTCGAGATCGGCGGGCTGCTCTCCGAGTTGTCCTCGGCCCGCGTGCTCGCGTGCACGGCCACGGCCACGCCCGTGGTGCGCGACGAGATCCTGGCGCGCCTCGGCCTGCCGGCGGACACGCCGCAGGTCGTGCAGGGATTCGCGCGGCCCAACCTGTCGCTGCGCGCGGTCGAGGTCGAGGACAAGCGCGAGCGCACTCGACGCGTCGACGCCGCCCTCGCTGAGGCGCTCGGCTCGCCCGGGCAGGGCCGCGGCGCGGCAATCGTCTACGCGCCGACGCGGCGCGCGGCCGAGGAGGAAGGCGCGCGTCTTACGTCCGCGGGCTGGCGCGCCCGCGTCTATCACGCGGGGATGTCGCCTACCGCGCGAGAAGACGCGCAGCGCGCCTTCGCCGACGGCCGCGCCGAAGTCGTCGTCGCCACCAACGCCTTCGGGATGGGCATCGACCGGGCCGATGTGCGCGCCGTCATCCACCTGGGCCCGCCCGGCTCGATCGAGGCCTATTATCAAGAAGTCGGGCGGGCCGGGCGCGACGGCGCCGATGCGCTCGGGCTTCTGCTGATCTCCTCGCGGGACCTGCCGCTCCGCCGGGCGCTCATCGAGCGCGGGGCGGAAGGGGCCACTCCCGACCCCGCCGTGGTGGAGCACAAGTGGGGTCTCTTCCTCGAGCTGATCCGCTGGGCCGAGGGCGGCAGCTGTCGGCACGACGCGATCCTGCGATATTTCGGCGACGAGGCCGAGACGCTCCATGGCTGCGGCCGCTGCGATGTCTGCCGCGCTCTCGGCGATGACGCGCCAACGCAGGTCCCCGAGGCGGTGAGCCTCTTCGTGAGGAAGGCGCTCTCGGGCGTGGCCCGTGTCCACGGCCGTTTCGGCCTCCAGACGGTGGTGGCCCTGATCCACGGCGATCCGGACCCGCGGCTGGACCGGGCCGGCCTCGCGGCCACGCCGACCTTCGGCAACCTCCGCGAGCAACCGCGAGAGTGGCTCACGCGGCTCCTGCGCCGCTGCGTCACGGCTGGCTGGGTCAGCTTCGCCGGTGCCGACCGGCCCGTGGTCATTCTCACCGAAGAGGGGCGCGCGGTGATGAAGGGGGACCGGCCCGCGCGGCTGCTACTTCCCGCGGTCGCCGCTACGCCTGCCGTCGTTCAAGGTACGCGCGCGCCCCGACGTCCGGCGGCCCCCCGGGCGGCTGGCCCACGGGTGGCTGACATTGACGAGCTCGACGCCGCCGGGCAGGCGCTCTTCCAGGCGCTCCGCGCGTGGCGCTTGACCGTGGCGCGCGAGGCCTCCATCGCGCCCTTCATTGTCGCCTCAGACCGGACTCTCCGGGACATCGCGCGCCTGCGTCCGCGCACCCCCGACGAGCTGGCGATGGCGTACGGCATCGGCCGCCAGAAGGCCGAGCGCTACGGCCTGGCCGTCCTGCGCGTCGTGGCCGAGGTCGCCCGCACGTGAGCGCGTCAGCTCTGGCACCGGCTCCGGCCGCCGTCGCCCTCGAGGGCATCGCTAAGAAATTCGGCGCCTACGTCGCACTGCGCGACATCACGCTGTCCGTCAGCGCCGGCGAGTTCGTCTGCTTCCTCGGCCCCTCCGGCTGCGGCAAGACCACGCTGCTCCGGATCATCGCGGGGCTCGAGCGCCAGAACGCGGGCACCGTGCGGATGTCCGGCCGCGACGTGTCGGCCCTGCCGCCGGCCCTTCGCAACTACGGCATCGTCTTCCAGTCCTACGCGCTCTTCCCCAACCTGACGGTCGGACGGAACGTCGCCTACGGTCTCGAGACCCGGCGCACGGGCGCTGCCGCCATCGCGCGCCGGGTGGACGAGCTGCTGGCGCTGGTGGGCCTCACTCGCCACAAGGACAAGTACCCGGCGCAGCTGTCGGGCGGCGAGCAGCAGCGCGTCGCGCTCGCCCGCGCGCTCGCGCCCTCGCCGGCCCTGCTCCTCCTGGACGAGCCGCTCTCGGCGCTCGACGCGCGGGTGCGCCAGTCCCTGCGCCACGAGATCCGCGGGCTCCAGCGGCGGCTCGGCGTCACGACCGTCATGGTCACTCACGACCAGGAAGAAGCCCTCACCATGGCCGACCGCATCGTCGTCATGAACGCCGGGCAGGTCGAGCAGGTGGGCGGGCCGACCGAGGTGTACCAGCGGCCCCGGACGCCCTTCGTCGCGCGCTTTGTCGGCCAGATGAACTTCCTCTCCGCCGTCGCCGCCGAGCGCAGCGGGTGGGCGCGTGTCGGCGCGGTCGAGCTCCGCCACCAGCCGGGCTTCGAGGCGGTTCCAGGTGGCGCGCTGACGCTCGCGATCAGGCCCGAGGAGATCACGGTCGGTCCCGCGGCGCTGCACGGCGACAATCGCCTCACGGCCCGCATCACGGCGGTCCAATTCCTGGGCGCCTTCACGCGCCTGGGGCTGACACCAGTAGTGGAAGGAGGCGGCGACGGCCGGCCGTCGCTCGAGTGCGACGTGGCGGCGACGGCCTTCGCCGAGCTCGGCGTGGGCGAGGGCGCCGACCTGCCGATCGCGCTCGCGCCGGGGGCTCTCCGCGCCTTTCCCGCCTCGGGCCCCGCGGCGTGAGCGTCCGCGCCCCGGCTGCCGCGGAGATCCCGGACAGCGTCGTCCGCCACCGGCTGAGCGGGGAGGACGCCATCCGGTGGGCGCTCGTCGCGGTCTTCGCCGCCGTGCTCTACCTCTTTCTGCTCTACCCGCTCGGGCAGGTGCTCTGGCGGAGCCTGCTCGACAACGGCGGGCACTTCATCGGCGCCGCGAACTACATCCGGTACTTCTCGACGCCGGCCATCGCCGCCTCGATCACGAACAGCTTCTTCGTGTCGGCCGCCGCCATGGTGCTGACGGTGGCGCTGGCCTTCGGTTACGCCTACGCGCTGACGCGGACGCAGATGCCCGCGAAAGGTCTCTTCCGCGTCGTCGCCATGCTGCCGCTCTTCGCGCCGTCCCTCGTCCAGGCCTTCGCGCTCATCTATGTCTTCGGCAACAACGGCCTCATCACGCGCACGACGGGACTGAACGTCGGCATCTACGGCGCCAAGGGGATTATCCTCGCCGAGGTCTTCTACTGCTTCCCTCACGCGTTGCTCATCCTTATAGCGGCCCTCGCCGCGACCGACGCGCGCCTCTACGACGCGGCGCGGACGCTGGGCGCCGGGCCGCTCAAGACGTTCCTGACGGTGACGCTGCCCGGGGTCAAGTACGGTCTCGTGAGCGCCTGTTTTGTCGTCTTCACGCTCGCCATCACGGACTTCGGCGCGCCCAAGGCCATCGGCGGGAAGTTCTCGGTGATGGCGACCGAGATCTACAACCAGGTCTCCGGCCAGCAGAACTTCACCATGGGCGCGACCGTGTCCGTCGTGCTGCTGGTGCCGGCCGTGCTGGCTTTTATCGTGGACCGCCTCGTCCAGCGGCGCCAATACGCGCTGGTGACATCGTCTTCGAAGCCGCTCGTGCCCGAGCGGCGCCCGCTGGCGGACGGGAGCCTGCTGGCCTACTGCGCCCTCATCGCCGGCTTCATCTCGGCGATCTACCTGGTCATCCTGGTCTCCTCGCTGGTGCATCGCTGGCCGTATAACTTCGGGCTGACGCTCAAGCACTACGACTTCGACACGGCGGGCGGCTACCGCTCGCTCTGGAACAGCATCCGCGTGGCGGCGCTGACGGCCGTGGCCGGCACCGCGCTGGCCTTCGTCGGCGGCTACGTCGTCGAGAAGTGCCGCACGGCGGCCAGCGGCCCCCTCTACCTCCTCTCCGTCCTGCCCGTCTCGGTGCCGGGCATGGTTCTGGGCCTGGCCTACATCTTTACCTTCAACGCGCCCGGCAGCCCGCTCAACGCGCTGTACGGCACGCTGGCCATCCTGATCATCTCGAACGTCGTGCACTACTTCACCGTCGGCTTCCTCACGGCCACCACGGCGCTGAAACAGATGGACGCCGAGTTCGAGAACGTCGGCGCCTCGCTGGGGGTGCCCTTCTACCGGACCTTCTGGCGGGTGACCGTGCCGATCGCGCTGCCCTCGATCGTGGCCATCAGCATGTACTTCTTCCTGAACGCGATGGTGACGCTCTCGGCCGTGGTGTTCATCATCGCGCCCGGCACGGAGCTGGCGGCCGTCGCCGTGCTGCTCATGGACGACGCGGGCGACACCGCGCAGGCCGCCGCTATGTCGGTGCTGATCATCGCCACCGGCCTCGCCGTGCGGAGCGTGTACTGGCTCGCCATGCGCGGCATCACGGCGCGCACGCAGGCGTGGGCCCGGGGCGTCGCCTCCGAAGGAGAAAAGTCCGGATGAATGCGCTCTCGAAGACCGCGCTTGTCACCGGCGCTGCCCGCGGGATCGGGCTCGCCATCGCCTCCCGACTCGCGGCCGACGGCGCCCGCGTCGCCCTGCTCGACCTCGACGGCGCGGCCGCGGACGCGGCGGCGAAGAAGGTCGGAGGAGGCGCCATCGCCCTCGCCGCCGACGTGACTAAAGCATCTGAGGTGGACGCCGCCGTGAGCCGGGTCGTCCAGGAGTGGGGCAGGCTCGACATCCTCGTGAACAACGCCGGGATCACCGGGCGGTCGTTCCCGATCTGGGAGCTGTCCGACGAGGACTGGCACCGCGTGATCGACGCGGACCTGACGAGCGTCTTCCTCTGCTGCCGGGCGGCGGTCAAGGTCATGCTCCGGCAGGGGAGCGGGCGCATCATTAATATCGCCTCCATCGCGGGCAAGGAGGGCAACTCGACCCTCGTGCCCTACTCGGCCGCCAAGGCCGGGGTGATCGGCTTGACCAAGGCGCTCGCCAAGGAGGTGTGCACGCGGGGGATCCTCGTGCACGCCATCGCCTCGGCGGTCATCGGCACCGAGCTGCTCCAGCAGATGGAGAAGAGCACGGTGGACCTGCTGGTCTCGAAGATCCCGATGGGACGGGTAGGCCGGCCCGAGGAGGTGGCGGCCCTCGCGGCGTGGCTCGCCTCCGACGACTGCTCGTTCACCACGGGCGCGGTGCACGATCTGTCGGGCGGCCGGGCTACGTACTAAGCCTCGCTATTTCTTGGCGGGGTTGGGAAGCTCCCCGGGGCCGGATTATACCTGTGCTATCGTACGGGGCATGTCGCCCGACGCGCACGTGGACCGCCTGATGGGCAAGCTCGTGCGGGCCGTCGAGGTTTCGCTCAAGGCCACGGAGGCCGCCCGCGCCGCCGTTGCCGAGATCCTCAAGCGCGGCGCCGAGACCGGGATCTTCTTCGCGAAAGGGCGCGGCGCGCGACCTCCCACCACCGGCTTCGAGCTGACCGAGCAGGATCGCGACTTTCTCCGCTCGCTCTCGATACGCCCCGACCGGGATTAGCGCCATGCGCGGCCTCCTTCTCCTGGCCGGCCTCTTCCTCTGCTTCATCATCCTGGCGCCGATGCTGCGAGGCTGGCGTCCGTGGCTGCCCGGCGGCGGGGGCCGCCCCGACCAGCTCGTCAAGGATCCGTTCTGCGGCACGTATGTGCTGCGCTCGAAGGCCCTCAGGCGGGAGAGCGGCGGGGAGGCGCTGCACTTCTGCAGCGCCGACTGCGCGGCCCGTTTCGCGAGGGGCGAGCGCCCCGTCTGACCATCCGCGGCCGGCCCTGACGCGCGTGTCCTATCGCCTCCTCGTCTGCGACCTCGACGGAACCTTGCTGGATCGCCCGCCGGACCTCGACGAAGCGCTGGTGGCGGGGCTCCGGCGCGCCATGGAGCGGGGGCTCATCGTGTCCATCGCCACCGGCCGCATGCCGCCCGGCGTGGACCGCTACCGCGACGAGCTCGGTATCACGGCGCCCATGATCTTCTACAACGGAGCGCTGGTGCGTGACCACGAGGCCGGGCGGGACCTGATGGCGCTGACCCTGCCGCGGGGGATCCTCTGGCAAGCCCACGACGTGTTCGCCCACGCCCCCGTGGACCCGCTCTTCTACCGCGACGACCGCCTGTACTGTCTCGCTGAGAGTTTCCAGGTCCGCGCGTACTCCGAGCAGCAGGCCGTGCCTCTCGAGGTCATCGACGCGCCAGGCGATTTTCTGCGCTTGGGCGGCTTCGTCAAAAGCCTCCTCATCGGACACCCCCAGAGCCTGCCGACGGTCAGGGCGGACGTCGAGGCCGTCGTGGGCGATGCCGCGCGGCTCGTCATGACCCGGCGCGACTATCTCGAGATGATCCCGCCCGCCGCCTCGAAGGGCGCCGCGCTCCGCTTTCTGGCCTCGCATCTGGGCGTGCCGCTCGAGCAGGTCATCGCGGTCGGCGACCAGGAGAACGACCTCGAGATGATCCGCGCGGCAGGGCTCGGCGTCGCCATGCCCCTGGCGCCTGAGACGGTGCGGGGCGCGGCAGGGCGCGTGGCGCCGCCCGATGAGCAGGGCGGTCTCCTCGCGCTCTTCACCGAGATCCTGCCCGAGTACTTCGCGTGAAGGGGAAGCTTGACCCCTATCGCGCGATAGACCGGCAGCGGCAGCCCCAGAGCTACGTCGAGCACCTGGAGGAGCGCGGGCGCACGCCGGCCCAGGCTAGGCTGCGCCGCCGGTTCCTCCGCTTCGCGCGGCTGGCGCGCGGCCAGCGGGTGCTCGAGGTCGGATCGGGCACGGGCATCGTCAGCCGGGACGCCGCGGCGCTGGTCGGCCCGCGCGGGCGGGTCATCGGTGTCGACCCGAGCCGTGTCATGATCGAGGCGGCGCGTCGCATCGCGCGCCCGCTCGGCCTGGGCAGGCGGCTCGTTCATGAGGTCGGAGACGGCACACGGCTGCGCTTCG
Protein-coding regions in this window:
- a CDS encoding putative 2-aminoethylphosphonate ABC transporter substrate-binding protein produces the protein MLTRTFRTALAALATVALLAPPALAQKQTVVVYTAIENEQIADYMKALNKTLPNIELKMLRLSTGDISARFMAEKDNMQAEAIWGVGATNILIFKTAGLLEPYAPKGLDKIQPLFRDKANPPSWVGIDIYMSAFCVNTEVTKKNNLPMPASWADLTKPVYKGQVVMPNPASSGTGYLSVASVLQRMGEAEGWKYLDALDKNIAEYTKSGSKPCKDAAAGERAIGVSFEYVALEMKKKGSPVEMVLPKEGSGYEMEANALTKKGAKNPAAKQFLDWAASDEAMALYAKYFAAVAVAGMPVPEGLPKDISKVVYPNDFDWSAKNRDRILAEWQKRYAK
- a CDS encoding ATP-dependent DNA helicase RecQ; this encodes MIASGAAQPALPSGLDLDAGLHRLGYAAFRVGQREAIETLLASGRLLLVAPTGGGKSLIYQLPAVLLDGTTLVISPLISLMQDQVEALDARGVPATYLASTVDVGEMRRRMGMIARGACRLVYVAPERLTFPGFRALVKDLRCPLVAVDEAHCISEWGHDFRPEYLEIGGLLSELSSARVLACTATATPVVRDEILARLGLPADTPQVVQGFARPNLSLRAVEVEDKRERTRRVDAALAEALGSPGQGRGAAIVYAPTRRAAEEEGARLTSAGWRARVYHAGMSPTAREDAQRAFADGRAEVVVATNAFGMGIDRADVRAVIHLGPPGSIEAYYQEVGRAGRDGADALGLLLISSRDLPLRRALIERGAEGATPDPAVVEHKWGLFLELIRWAEGGSCRHDAILRYFGDEAETLHGCGRCDVCRALGDDAPTQVPEAVSLFVRKALSGVARVHGRFGLQTVVALIHGDPDPRLDRAGLAATPTFGNLREQPREWLTRLLRRCVTAGWVSFAGADRPVVILTEEGRAVMKGDRPARLLLPAVAATPAVVQGTRAPRRPAAPRAAGPRVADIDELDAAGQALFQALRAWRLTVAREASIAPFIVASDRTLRDIARLRPRTPDELAMAYGIGRQKAERYGLAVLRVVAEVART
- a CDS encoding putative 2-aminoethylphosphonate ABC transporter ATP-binding protein; translation: MSASALAPAPAAVALEGIAKKFGAYVALRDITLSVSAGEFVCFLGPSGCGKTTLLRIIAGLERQNAGTVRMSGRDVSALPPALRNYGIVFQSYALFPNLTVGRNVAYGLETRRTGAAAIARRVDELLALVGLTRHKDKYPAQLSGGEQQRVALARALAPSPALLLLDEPLSALDARVRQSLRHEIRGLQRRLGVTTVMVTHDQEEALTMADRIVVMNAGQVEQVGGPTEVYQRPRTPFVARFVGQMNFLSAVAAERSGWARVGAVELRHQPGFEAVPGGALTLAIRPEEITVGPAALHGDNRLTARITAVQFLGAFTRLGLTPVVEGGGDGRPSLECDVAATAFAELGVGEGADLPIALAPGALRAFPASGPAA
- a CDS encoding putative 2-aminoethylphosphonate ABC transporter permease subunit, which encodes MSVRAPAAAEIPDSVVRHRLSGEDAIRWALVAVFAAVLYLFLLYPLGQVLWRSLLDNGGHFIGAANYIRYFSTPAIAASITNSFFVSAAAMVLTVALAFGYAYALTRTQMPAKGLFRVVAMLPLFAPSLVQAFALIYVFGNNGLITRTTGLNVGIYGAKGIILAEVFYCFPHALLILIAALAATDARLYDAARTLGAGPLKTFLTVTLPGVKYGLVSACFVVFTLAITDFGAPKAIGGKFSVMATEIYNQVSGQQNFTMGATVSVVLLVPAVLAFIVDRLVQRRQYALVTSSSKPLVPERRPLADGSLLAYCALIAGFISAIYLVILVSSLVHRWPYNFGLTLKHYDFDTAGGYRSLWNSIRVAALTAVAGTALAFVGGYVVEKCRTAASGPLYLLSVLPVSVPGMVLGLAYIFTFNAPGSPLNALYGTLAILIISNVVHYFTVGFLTATTALKQMDAEFENVGASLGVPFYRTFWRVTVPIALPSIVAISMYFFLNAMVTLSAVVFIIAPGTELAAVAVLLMDDAGDTAQAAAMSVLIIATGLAVRSVYWLAMRGITARTQAWARGVASEGEKSG
- a CDS encoding SDR family NAD(P)-dependent oxidoreductase, which produces MNALSKTALVTGAARGIGLAIASRLAADGARVALLDLDGAAADAAAKKVGGGAIALAADVTKASEVDAAVSRVVQEWGRLDILVNNAGITGRSFPIWELSDEDWHRVIDADLTSVFLCCRAAVKVMLRQGSGRIINIASIAGKEGNSTLVPYSAAKAGVIGLTKALAKEVCTRGILVHAIASAVIGTELLQQMEKSTVDLLVSKIPMGRVGRPEEVAALAAWLASDDCSFTTGAVHDLSGGRATY
- a CDS encoding HAD family hydrolase, coding for MSYRLLVCDLDGTLLDRPPDLDEALVAGLRRAMERGLIVSIATGRMPPGVDRYRDELGITAPMIFYNGALVRDHEAGRDLMALTLPRGILWQAHDVFAHAPVDPLFYRDDRLYCLAESFQVRAYSEQQAVPLEVIDAPGDFLRLGGFVKSLLIGHPQSLPTVRADVEAVVGDAARLVMTRRDYLEMIPPAASKGAALRFLASHLGVPLEQVIAVGDQENDLEMIRAAGLGVAMPLAPETVRGAAGRVAPPDEQGGLLALFTEILPEYFA